In Mesorhizobium sp. CAU 1732, the genomic window CAAGGCTTTGGCTGCTGTCGAAATATGGGACGCCCGCGCAGATTCTCACAACTCTTCGAGATGCCCGAAACGTTTGGTCACCGCATGAGCGGCTGGGTCGTCTGGCGGCTTCGTTCATTCCCTTGTTTCACGGTTCGCCCGAAGAGACGCCTCTTAAGCGTCTTCTCGGGGATACCTTAAATTCCGGTGTGCGCGACACATACAAATTCCATATGAAACTTGCGACCGATCTTCCAACATTTAAGTCAATGTTTGACGCGTTAAAGGCACCAAATCCATCCCGTGGAACCGGCATTACGCACGCGAAATTTCTATGCCTCCTATCTGCACTGAAAAATCCTGCCGCACCTGTCGCTCAGATTACAACCTTAAGAGCTAATCACTCCCGAGCCTTCGAGGACGCTTACTACAAAGAGATAAGCAAGCGAGTCGGTGTCTAGACTAGCTCAAATGCGAAGAGAAAGCGGCGGCCACCTGCCGCCGTTGTCACGCTTACCCGATCTCGCCGAAGGCCGTTGGCGCAGCAAAAAAGGCCACCGAAACCACCTGTGCCGATAGTCAGGCCAGTGAGCAAGAAACATCCTTAATTTCAGAGAAGTTACTCCCTGTCAGCGAAGGCACGTTTATAGGGCAATAGCGTAAACGTAGTTGTCATCTTCACCCGGTGCGGCGCACCGAGAGGGATTCGAACTCCGCGCTGACGCGTGCCCGTATCTTTCGCCGAGGCACCCTTCCGCCATACCCGTCGTGGCGATCTCTATCTGCTCGAACCGCAGCGCGATCCCGAACAACACGATGGCTGAAGCTTAGGGTTCTATGCCGTATCTATTGTCAAAATCTTCGAAGGCATCCGCGACAATTGCCTCGATTTGCTGCACCTCTTCATCACGCAGCTTCTCAAACTCGCTGGCGCGGCGGCGCTTGCTGAGAGACCCGCCGTTCTGGCGGATATGCATGATGAGGTCCTGCGCCATGCGGTCAGGCATTTCGACCAGGTTCATGATGGCGGTCAGCGCCTGATCGCGGCATTTTAGGTAGTCGATCTCGCGCGGCAGATCGACCTCTACGGTTTGCTGCACGCAGCTAAACAAGAACTCAGCCTCCTCGGTGCAGTCGAAATAGCGATAGAGGTCCGCCGTGTCATTGGTCACCTCGACATTGTGAGTGGGCTGGGCGCGCCAGTCGATGAACTCCATCAGGAGACCGGAATGCCGCTTCAGGGTCGTGACGTAGTCGTCGATGCGATCCAGCATGACGGCGGAAACGGGAAATACCATGCCTGGCGGGGTGTATTTGCGCTCGGCGAGCACGTGGTGAATGAGACAGCGATGTAGGCGCCCGTTGCCGTCGGCCAGCGGGTGCACATAGACAAACCCGAACGCGATTGCCGCGGCCTGCAGGACAGGATCGACGTCTGAGGTCCGCAGCCTGTTGTTGCATTCATTGAGGCCGCTCATGATCTCGGGAACATCCTGAGGACGGGCACCGATGAACTCGGGCAGCGGATCATGGTTATGGTCCCGCTCGCCCAGAAACACACCCTCGCTGCGATATCCGATCTCGGTGAACCGGTCGTCGCCGATGAGGATGCGGTGCAGGCGGTAGATCTCGGTCTGGTTTAGCGGACGCTTGCCGGCCTCCAAAACAGCACGCCCCCAACGCTCGAGCCGGTTGGCCGGTGCGCCTTCCCCTTCGATTTCAAAGCTCGCGCGGCTGTCGGCGAGAAGGAGAAAGCTCGCGGCCCGGGAAACGACATGTGCGCCCGTTCGGCCGATGGTCTCCTGCGCCTTTCTGGAAAGGTCGAGGGCCAGAAATGCTTCCAGCTTTCTCGTGCGCCTGATGATCGGACAGAACGTACCCGTGCCAAGCAAATTGTTACGCACGCGATGGCGCAGAGACAGCGACGCGGGGCCGGTGAAATAGACTTCGGGATCGAGTGCGTCGACGGCGGTGACTGTGGGGGCGTCGTCGATATCGAGGCGCTTGCCGCTCAGAATTTCATAAAAGAACCACGCGCGCCGCGTCACCGCGCCGGTCGGTGTTCGCTGGATGAAATCTATGAGGTCCTGTTCCGGCAATGCATCGAGGATGCGTTTGAGAACCAGAAGATCGATCGGCTCATGGCGCAGGGCAAAGCCGAGATGGGCGTCCAGGGTGTCGTCCGGTTGATATCGCTTGTCGTAGACTTCCCAGATGCCCTCCTGCCGGCGATTGCCGCGCACATGGCGTTCGGAAATGCAGGCGGGGCTTCTCACGGGCGCCTTCACGTCGAGCACGTGGACGAGAGCGGCCCACCCTGCGAGCCGCGTGCCCTCTGGAACGGGTTCGTTCTGAAAATGGGCAGGAGTCCCGATATCCAGTTTCATGTCGGCTTTCTCTCATGATCGTCGAAAAGCAATCATGCATCGCACATTCTGTCGAAGGGAATTTACAGCTCAAGGATTGAAAATCAATCACCGATGTCGAAAGTCGCTCATGAAAAGAGATAGGTGTCGATAGCAAGACGAAGGGTGCCCGGCGCCATTGACCAGAAAGGAGCCCAAATGTCGTCAAATGAGCTCTCGCGCGAGGGACTGTTCGCGCTGGTTTGGGAAAAGCCGACGCAGGGGTGCCCGGGAACTTGGCCTGTCGGATGTCGCAATCGCTAAGCTATGCGCCCGTCTTCAGGTTCCCAAACCGCCACGAGGCTACTGGGCCAGGGTTCAATCCGGGCAGACGCCGAAACGTCCGCCCCTTGCGGCGTTCCGGGAAGAGGGCGATCGCAGGCGGCGACGACGCTGGATGTTCCTGCTCGCGCTTCCGGCCGGCGCGCTAGCCGACATCGTCGACCGCCGCGGGATGCTGATGGCGGCGCAGCTGCTAGGCCTTCTCGCGGCCGCCCTGCTGGCGATCCTGACCTTGCTCGACCTCGTCACTCCCGAAGTGCTGCGGGCAGGGACCTTCATGCTCGGCATCGCCGCGGCGCTTATGCGGGCGAAGTCAGTACCGACGTGGCACCATTTGATCTGCTGCGCACAATCGGAAACCTTTGCTTTTGCTACCGGGCTGGAGCTGCGCATATCGAACTGATGATGATGATGCTGTTGCTGGATGGCCTGGACTACAGCGCGGCCATGCCGAAATAACCTATATCGCTACGAGGCGCGTGGGCGCTATTCCAATGAAACGTTATGGCCTTTGGAATGCAACAACGCCTCGCCAATGGCCCCGCTCGACGCTATCCTCGCAGGAAACGACCTGACCTCTCATTATCCTAGGGCGTCATGACCAAGTCATTCGATGCGATCATCGTAGGTGCGGGTCAAGCCGGCCCGCCTTTGGCGGGGCGATTGACAGCCGCCGGCCAGACCGTAGCGCTGATCGAGCGAGAACAGGTCGGCGGCACCTGCGTTAATACCGGCTGCACCCCGACCAAGGCATTGGTGGCCAGCGCGAAGATCGCGCATTCGGTTGCCCATGCGCAAGAACACGGCGTCACCGTCGGCGCAACCCCAGAGGTCAACTTCAATGCCGTTTTGCGCCGGGCGTTGGCCATCAGCGCCAATTCCCGCAATAGTGTCGAATCCTGGCTGGGCGGCATGAGTGGGCTGACGCTGGTGCGCGGGCACGCACGGCTTGAATCGCCCAGCCGCGTCAGGCTGGGTGACGACATCTACGTCGCAGGCCAGATTTTCCTCAATGTCGGTGCTCGCGCTGCCATTCCCAATCTGCCAGGACTCGATCAGGTCGACGTCCTGACCAATTCGGATATTTTCAAACTGAACGAGCGCCCTGACCATCTGGTGATCGTCGGTGGCAGCTACATCGGGCTTGAATTCGCACAAATGTTCCGGCGTTTTGGGTCTCGTGTCACAATTATCGAGCGCGGTCCGCGTCTGGCTAGCAAGGAAGATCCCGAGATTTCCGAGGCGATCCGCGAGGTGCTGGAAGCAGAAGGCATTGCGGTGCGCACCAATGCCGAGTGCATCCACTTTTTGCATTCAGAGACCGGTCCTGTCGTGGGGGTGGTTTGTACCTCAGGCGAACCCGAAGTCGCCTGCTCCCATATCCTGCTTGCGGTCGGCCGCCAGCCAAACACCGACGATCTAGGCCTGGACCAGGCGGGGGTGGAATTCGACAAACGCGGCTATATTCGGGTCAATGATCGCCTGGAAACGAGCATTCCCGGCATCTGGGCCTTGGGAGACTGTAACGGGAGAGGCGCCTTTACCCACACCTCGTATAATGACTTTGAGATTGTGGCGTCCAACTTGCTCGAAAGTGGCGACCGCAAGGTCTCGGACCGCGTCATGAGCTACGGTCTCTACATTGACCCGCCGCTTGGCCGGACGGGGCTGTCGGAAACCGAGGCTCTTGCGAAGGGCCACAAAGTCCTGATCGGCAAACGCCCGATGAACCGAGTGGGTCGTGCCGTCGAAAAAGGTGAAACGCAGGGTCTGATGAAGATTGTCGTCGACGCCGACACCCGCGCGATCCTTGGCGGCGCGATATTCGGGCCCGGTGGCGATGAAGCGATCCATTCCATCCTGGGCATGATCCAGTTGGGGGCAACGGTAGATGTCCTCACCAACACCATGCATATCCATCCCACAGTCGCTGAATTGGTTCCGACCATTTCAGGCGAGCTGGCGCCCGTTGCAGATGCATAGCGCGATTTTTTCAGCAATCAACGAGATCGCACCTCGAGACAGGTGCAAGTGCGGCAGAGCGATAACCAATTAGAGGGGCCTCACTCTATCCGGCAGCCCTAAATTCGCAAAGAGGCAGCCGCAGAAGTACTCAGATGTCTGACAATGGGCATCTTGTCGATACTGCTGCGCCCCCTTTTCATTCTTTCGCAGCCAATTTGGGGATGGCCACAAGCAGCCATCACCGTTTATGTCACTGAGCCTGAGGCGCAGATGCGTCGTGCCTATCCGCGCCATGGTTTATCGAACTTCGTCCACGGACTGCGCCGCAAAGAGCGTCGGCTCCGAATTGGCTCCAATTTCTGCCCTCCCTCGCTCTGTTCCATGGTTCAGGAGCGGATCTACCGCAACGGTGCAGAAAGCGCGGACCCGATCGCGATGCTGTTCAACAAGGGCGATTTCATCTACTGCCGCCCACCCGGAACACGTCGTCTTGAAGACGGACATTACATATGGACGGACTTTCGTGCGTCTTACGGCGGTTACCCCGCTGATCGAAACCGGACGGCCCGGGCGGGTGAACCGCTGCCGTGGGAGGTCGAGCTCTACGAGCTGACACGCGGCCTGACGGTCGAGCTTGCCTCTTCAATCCGGTCGGGAAGGGAATGTTGTGACGTCTACAATGACTTCCGGAGACTCTGGAAGGATGCGGGTCTGGACTGTCACTACGGAGCCATCTCGCGGATAGGCCATGGCGGCGGGCTAGATGTGACGGAGCCACCTTCGATCTCCGTCACCGACACAACGGTGATCAGGTCTGGCATGATCCTGCATTTCGAACCGAAACTTGAGCATCAGCGGTTTTCCAGTTTGAAGAGATCGTGGCCATCACCCCCGACGGCGCCGAATTCATCAGCGAACTTTCCCCCGAACGCATGCCTGTTGTCCGTTAGCTACGCATCGCCTTGAACTCAAGACAGGTACGATATTGACGCTGAGAGGCACCGCCTTCATGCTGGTAATATGATGACTCGATCGCCGGCCTACCTGTGACTTCTGACCCGCTAGATCGAATCCGACAGCGTTTCCTTGAAAGGTGCCGGTCTGAACTTCGTCATCTTCGAGAATTCAGATCATCTGGCGCCTATGGTGGCGATGCGGAAGCAATATCGGTCCTGGCGGGGATCGCGCATTCGCTTGCGGGTACTGGCGGAACGCTCGGCTTCCCCGAGATCAGCAACAGGGCATTTGAGATGGAGTCCGTGCTGATCGAAGGACTGGGCGGCGATCAAGCCACTGCGGCGCTGGACCAACTGATCAAGGCATTAGAGATGGCTTCCGACCCCGCGAGATGATCGCGATCAGCCTTGCTTCGAAAAGCCTGTTCGGGTCATCTCGCCCCAATTGTTATCAGCGCGCAGATACTGCCAATATCCCTTGACGCGCCAGAAATTGTTGAGCTGACGATACCCGAAATTCTCGGCAACCGCCGCTAGCGTCAGAATCGCGAGGTCTCGGGGGCGCGGAAAGCGCTTCAGCTCCAACTCCTCCAGGATCAGTGAGGCGACGCTTACGAAAACGCCGTAGACGAAAACGAGCGCGGTGTAGGCAAGCATGTGTTCCGTAGAGAGCACTCCCATCAGCCAAAAGAGCGGCATCAGGATGTAGCCGAGCACTTCCATGATCGGCCCTAGCACGTCAACGACCAGAATGTGGCCGAAACCGAGGAAGCCCACGCGGCCGTATCTGGGATTGAACAGCATGCTCCGATAACGGAAGAACACTTCCAGTGCCCCGCGTTGCCAGCGCGAGCGTTGCCGGGCCAATACAGCCAGTGTTTCCGGCGCCTCGGTCCAGCAGACGGGCTCGGGAATGAACTCGATCCGGTACTCTTTCTTGTTGTCCAGCATGTAGCGATGAAGCTTGATGACGAAATCGAGGTCCTCGCCCATGGAGCCCTTGGTGAACCCGCCGACCGCGATAGCCTCCCTCCGTCTGAATACGCCGAACGCGCCCGATACCAGCATGAGCGTGTTGACGTGACTCCAGGCCAGGCGCGCCATCAGGAAGGCGCGCAGATATTCGACCACTTGAAAGAGCGGCAAAATTTTCTTTGGGAGGCGAACCGTCTTCACACGCCCGCTTTCTATCGTCGAGTTGTTCGCGATGCGGATGGTGCCGCCGACGGCGATCGTTCGTTCCGGGTCCTCAATGAACGGCTGCACGGCTCTCAGCAAAGCATCCGGCTCGAGGATAGAATCGCCGTCGATGACGCAAAAGATCGGTGCGCGCGAAACGTTGATGCCGGCGTTCTGGGCATCGGCCTTGCCGCCATTGGATTTGTCGACAACAAACAGCCGATCGGATCGCGGCGAGGCATAGATCCCTCTGATCGGTTCATGCTTGAGGGTTTCCTCGAAGGGCCGCCGGACAGATACGAGTTCGAAGGCGTCGATCAGCCGCTTCAGCGTCTCGTCCTTGGATCCGTCATTGACGACGATGACCTCGTAGGCGGGGTATTCGAGCGACAGCATGGAATGGACGCTCTCCACTATGTTCATCTGCTCGTTATAGGCGGGCACAACCAGCGAGATCGGGGGCGCAATGTCGCCGTAGCGATACCACAACAGGCTCGAGCGAGCGACGGGCGGGCGCCTGGAGAGTGCGTAAGCCGCAATCACCAGCTGCAGAAGATACACAGCGGTTTGTATCAGCCCGAAGACGATAACGATCCAGGCGATCACGCCTGCCACGTTGAGCAGCAGACCGTACCAACTGTCGGTCATGCGGCCAGCCCCTCTGAAAGGATGAGCGAAGCGGTGCGCTGGCTGCGCGATGTCTCCTCCACTGCCGTCCGCCGAAGCGCTTCCATCCCGGTCGCTCCGATTTCCTTGAGGGATTTGCCCGCTGCGTAGCGGACGGCCCACTCGCCATCCCCAAGTAGCGACGTTAGTGATTCTACCGCTTCTGCGATGCCGATGCGGCCGGCCGCCTCCGCAGCCTCCCTGCGTACCTCCCAATCCCCGCTTCCCAAGCTCGCGAGCACGGTTCCCGCCGCCGCCGGATGACCAGATCGGCCAAGCGCGCGAAGAGCGGCCGCGGCGACTTCCGGCGATCGGTCGCGTGCCAAGACTTCCACCTCGCGCAGGAAACGGTAGTCTTCCGTGAGCGAGAGCGCCTCGATGGCCGCTGCCCTGACGAAGGGCGAGCCGTCCTCCATCAGCGCATTAGCGAGAAGTTCGCCGCTGCGGTCCGCGGGAAGGCTTTCGAACAGATCGATCAGCCGGCGGGAGCGCAAACCTCTCGGACCAATCCGCTCGAGCACGGTCTGCAATGCCGGAAGCGCGCCGAGCGCGTTTAGCGAGATTGAAGCGGCGATGCGGACTTCCCGGGAGCGATCGTCGAGCGCTTCGAGCAGGGCCTCCACGCTGGCGGTTCCCGGAAACGCAGTGAGGATTTCGGCGCTATGAATGCGTTCCGCTTCATTGCCCTTGCGCAGACGTCTGCGGGCAAACTCAGGCAGGCGCGTTTCCCCGAAAACGTCCTCGATTCTCTGGCGTTCATCCCCGCGCAGCAGCGACAGGAATTCGAATCCGGAATCTGCCACGATTGCCGCGGGTATTTCACCGAGTACCGCCATCAGCGCATCCCGTTCGCCATCCTCGCTGAAGCGGATCAACGAGGTCATCAGCTTACGGCGCAGGATTTCGTCGCGCGCGTGGCGTCTTTCGTGAAGGATTCTGAGGACGACCAGCACTATCATGATCGCCAGCGCGCTCGATCCGATGACAATCGACAATGTCCAAATGTAGAAGAGCATGTCAGAACCGGACCGCAAGGCCGAGGCCGAAAATGTTCCTGTCGAACGTTTCGCGGTGTTCGTAGGCGTAGTTCGCCCGCAGGGTCAGCGTATCCGACAAATCGAAGGAAATTCCCGTGAACCCGGTCTTGGTGTCGATCAGCGCTCCTTCAGAAATTTCGGGAGCGTCGCTGTAGCCGGCGAAAAAGCGCAGCCTGTCGGTCGCCGCGAGGTCGGCGCGAATTGCGTAACCGTTGGACGAAGTGCCCTCGTCGTTAGCCGAGTGTATCCAACGGACTTGCAACCCCAACCGTTCGTCGAAGAAGAAATACTGCGCTGCGGGAGAAACCGTGGTCACCGACGTGTCGTGGAAAACGTCGTGCCGGCCATCGAGGGTGAGCAACAACGGTCCCAGTGGGCCAGCAGGAGCGTAGACGCGCCAAGCCGCCCCGCCGCCCACAGAAAAACGCGCTAGGAAATCGGCGTCCGGTGTGCCTGCCACGATGCCGTAGGAGGAAAAATCCTGCGAAAACGCATGGTCGATGCGCGCCTCGATCTGGACGTCGGTTTCGCCATATCGAGTCGCCACCCGAGTTCGGGCTCCAACGGTGGTCCCCGGCTGCAGCGTGTACATGAGGCCGAAAGCGCTGTCCGTCCATGAGGACAGCCCTCCGGTGAGGTCGCTCACCTCGGTGCCGATGTCGACCCGCCACTTCTTCGGCGGCGGCTGGTTCAGGCGCTGCTGAATGTCGGCTGAGGAGGGTTCGAGCACCAACGCCCTGCGGTAGTTGATCCGGGCCGCGCGATCATCGCCAGTCGCGCGTTGCGCATCGCCAAGGCCGAGCAGGGCCTCGGTGTCATCTGGTTCCCGGTCCAGGACGGCCTGAAACTGCGCCTGGGCCGCCCGGACGTCGCCTTCCTGCAGGCTAATGCGGGCGGCAAGTATCCGGGCCTCGGTGCTGTCGGGGTGATCCGCCAACACACGGCCGACAAGAGTCTTGGCCCCAGATCGGTCGCCACGCCACATTGCGACGCGAACAAGCCCCAGACGCGCGTCGAGATAGTCCGGCGCTCTTTCCAGAGCGGCCCGAAAAAACGTTTCAGCGTCGTCGAGTTTCTGCTGGGACCCGGTAACCAGCCCGAGCGCGACCAAGACGTCGGCATTGCCGGGCGACAATGCAAGCGTCTCGCGATATATGGTCTCGGCTTCGGTAAAGCGGCCTTCCTCGCGCAGCTTCCGCGCCTGCTGAAGCGTGATCTCCAGCCGGCTCGGCGCCGGCTTGGCCCGTTTGGCGAGTTGCCTTGCGATGTCTGGTTGCGGTTCGGCCTGCTTGGCCGTTTCCGCAGCCTCTATCGATCCGAGCAGTTGCCTCGCCTCGGCGTTCTCTGGCTGCGCGCCAAGCACCGTTTCGGCCAGCTTTCGCGCTTCGGCGAAATTGCCGCTTCTGAACGCGATCTGCGCCAGGCCGAACCGTGCGTCCTCATAGGATGGTGCTAGCGCGAGCGCTTGCTCGAATGCCTGGCGCGCGGCGGGGTTGTTTGCGAGCGCTAGTCGGGCGAAGCCAAGCTGAACCAATACGTCCGCATTGAGGGGATCAAGCGTCTTGGCGCGATCGAGCAGCGAAACAGCATCTTTAAAACGCTGTTCCATGCGCGCGGCCGATCCTTCGCGAAGAAGTTCTTCGGCCGTCTGCGATGCAGCCTGTTCTCCACCACCGACGGAAAGCAAGCCGGTTAGCAAAGCCAGGGCCAGAACGCGACGCGGCTTCATTATTGTCTCGACGCCTGCCGCGCCAGAAGCTTGGACAGGCGCGCGAGCAATTCCTCGGGGATGAACGGCTTGACGAGATAGTCGTCCGCACCGCGCTCTAGAGCCGACACGATATCCTTTTCACCTTTGCGCGCGGTGAGCATGATGACGGGGATGTGCGCCACGCCGGCGTCGCTCTTCATTCGCGAGAGCACTTCGAAACCGTCGAGGCGG contains:
- a CDS encoding M24 family metallopeptidase: MGILSILLRPLFILSQPIWGWPQAAITVYVTEPEAQMRRAYPRHGLSNFVHGLRRKERRLRIGSNFCPPSLCSMVQERIYRNGAESADPIAMLFNKGDFIYCRPPGTRRLEDGHYIWTDFRASYGGYPADRNRTARAGEPLPWEVELYELTRGLTVELASSIRSGRECCDVYNDFRRLWKDAGLDCHYGAISRIGHGGGLDVTEPPSISVTDTTVIRSGMILHFEPKLEHQRFSSLKRSWPSPPTAPNSSANFPPNACLLSVSYASP
- a CDS encoding FAD-containing oxidoreductase, producing the protein MTKSFDAIIVGAGQAGPPLAGRLTAAGQTVALIEREQVGGTCVNTGCTPTKALVASAKIAHSVAHAQEHGVTVGATPEVNFNAVLRRALAISANSRNSVESWLGGMSGLTLVRGHARLESPSRVRLGDDIYVAGQIFLNVGARAAIPNLPGLDQVDVLTNSDIFKLNERPDHLVIVGGSYIGLEFAQMFRRFGSRVTIIERGPRLASKEDPEISEAIREVLEAEGIAVRTNAECIHFLHSETGPVVGVVCTSGEPEVACSHILLAVGRQPNTDDLGLDQAGVEFDKRGYIRVNDRLETSIPGIWALGDCNGRGAFTHTSYNDFEIVASNLLESGDRKVSDRVMSYGLYIDPPLGRTGLSETEALAKGHKVLIGKRPMNRVGRAVEKGETQGLMKIVVDADTRAILGGAIFGPGGDEAIHSILGMIQLGATVDVLTNTMHIHPTVAELVPTISGELAPVADA
- a CDS encoding Fic family protein, with product MKLDIGTPAHFQNEPVPEGTRLAGWAALVHVLDVKAPVRSPACISERHVRGNRRQEGIWEVYDKRYQPDDTLDAHLGFALRHEPIDLLVLKRILDALPEQDLIDFIQRTPTGAVTRRAWFFYEILSGKRLDIDDAPTVTAVDALDPEVYFTGPASLSLRHRVRNNLLGTGTFCPIIRRTRKLEAFLALDLSRKAQETIGRTGAHVVSRAASFLLLADSRASFEIEGEGAPANRLERWGRAVLEAGKRPLNQTEIYRLHRILIGDDRFTEIGYRSEGVFLGERDHNHDPLPEFIGARPQDVPEIMSGLNECNNRLRTSDVDPVLQAAAIAFGFVYVHPLADGNGRLHRCLIHHVLAERKYTPPGMVFPVSAVMLDRIDDYVTTLKRHSGLLMEFIDWRAQPTHNVEVTNDTADLYRYFDCTEEAEFLFSCVQQTVEVDLPREIDYLKCRDQALTAIMNLVEMPDRMAQDLIMHIRQNGGSLSKRRRASEFEKLRDEEVQQIEAIVADAFEDFDNRYGIEP
- a CDS encoding glycosyltransferase, whose translation is MIAWIVIVFGLIQTAVYLLQLVIAAYALSRRPPVARSSLLWYRYGDIAPPISLVVPAYNEQMNIVESVHSMLSLEYPAYEVIVVNDGSKDETLKRLIDAFELVSVRRPFEETLKHEPIRGIYASPRSDRLFVVDKSNGGKADAQNAGINVSRAPIFCVIDGDSILEPDALLRAVQPFIEDPERTIAVGGTIRIANNSTIESGRVKTVRLPKKILPLFQVVEYLRAFLMARLAWSHVNTLMLVSGAFGVFRRREAIAVGGFTKGSMGEDLDFVIKLHRYMLDNKKEYRIEFIPEPVCWTEAPETLAVLARQRSRWQRGALEVFFRYRSMLFNPRYGRVGFLGFGHILVVDVLGPIMEVLGYILMPLFWLMGVLSTEHMLAYTALVFVYGVFVSVASLILEELELKRFPRPRDLAILTLAAVAENFGYRQLNNFWRVKGYWQYLRADNNWGEMTRTGFSKQG
- a CDS encoding MFS transporter, which codes for MFLLALPAGALADIVDRRGMLMAAQLLGLLAAALLAILTLLDLVTPEVLRAGTFMLGIAAALMRAKSVPTWHHLICCAQSETFAFATGLELRISN
- a CDS encoding HEAT repeat domain-containing protein, which encodes MLFYIWTLSIVIGSSALAIMIVLVVLRILHERRHARDEILRRKLMTSLIRFSEDGERDALMAVLGEIPAAIVADSGFEFLSLLRGDERQRIEDVFGETRLPEFARRRLRKGNEAERIHSAEILTAFPGTASVEALLEALDDRSREVRIAASISLNALGALPALQTVLERIGPRGLRSRRLIDLFESLPADRSGELLANALMEDGSPFVRAAAIEALSLTEDYRFLREVEVLARDRSPEVAAAALRALGRSGHPAAAGTVLASLGSGDWEVRREAAEAAGRIGIAEAVESLTSLLGDGEWAVRYAAGKSLKEIGATGMEALRRTAVEETSRSQRTASLILSEGLAA
- a CDS encoding YaiO family outer membrane beta-barrel protein — translated: MKPRRVLALALLTGLLSVGGGEQAASQTAEELLREGSAARMEQRFKDAVSLLDRAKTLDPLNADVLVQLGFARLALANNPAARQAFEQALALAPSYEDARFGLAQIAFRSGNFAEARKLAETVLGAQPENAEARQLLGSIEAAETAKQAEPQPDIARQLAKRAKPAPSRLEITLQQARKLREEGRFTEAETIYRETLALSPGNADVLVALGLVTGSQQKLDDAETFFRAALERAPDYLDARLGLVRVAMWRGDRSGAKTLVGRVLADHPDSTEARILAARISLQEGDVRAAQAQFQAVLDREPDDTEALLGLGDAQRATGDDRAARINYRRALVLEPSSADIQQRLNQPPPKKWRVDIGTEVSDLTGGLSSWTDSAFGLMYTLQPGTTVGARTRVATRYGETDVQIEARIDHAFSQDFSSYGIVAGTPDADFLARFSVGGGAAWRVYAPAGPLGPLLLTLDGRHDVFHDTSVTTVSPAAQYFFFDERLGLQVRWIHSANDEGTSSNGYAIRADLAATDRLRFFAGYSDAPEISEGALIDTKTGFTGISFDLSDTLTLRANYAYEHRETFDRNIFGLGLAVRF
- a CDS encoding response regulator, translated to MNPKHRILICDDDPLLIELMSFRLKAKGFGVITAMDGDEALSKVASEQPSLVVLDAMMPRLDGFEVLSRMKSDAGVAHIPVIMLTARKGEKDIVSALERGADDYLVKPFIPEELLARLSKLLARQASRQ